The Punica granatum isolate Tunisia-2019 chromosome 4, ASM765513v2, whole genome shotgun sequence genome has a window encoding:
- the LOC116204245 gene encoding uncharacterized protein LOC116204245, translating into MTNFTLFSGESLYEAWERFKEAIRKCPHHELPYNLLIEVFYLSLDDTLRSLVDAAAGGALMGKNYDEASALIEKMASSAHNWQNERSKSRVASVNDMDTIANLTTQISALTTQVAFCELCSRPHSTLECMSRNPLASPNGEQVNFVNNFQRGNQGLYSNTYNPWWRNHPNFSWRNENNAFKPPPGFQKQDPAQNAPPQQSQSRMEELMLSYMQKTDTMLQNQQATIRNLEGQISQISQQLSNRPSGSLPNNIEENPMGVNAIMLRSGKELDTINRKAQTEEESPEKDKEALQQMPSYARFMKDLLTKKRKFDGREPVMLTRECASINLMPLSIFKKLGLGECKETHITLQLADRSIKYPKGIVENVLVKVDKFIFPVDFIVLEIEEDREVPMILGRPFLVTGKALIDVEQGKLTLRVMDEQITFNVYDAIKKFDDGKSCYTIDIIDELISESVEEKAGVDTMESVLKDLDDWSDDDEPEEEYV; encoded by the exons ATGACTAACTTCACCCTGTTCAGTGGTGAATCACTTTATGAggcgtgggagagattcaaggaGGCAATCCGAAAGTGCCCACATCACGAATTGCCATATAATCTCCTAATTGAGGTCTTTTATCTTAGCCTGGATGATACATTGAGGTCTCTAGTAGATGCTGCAGCAGGAGGCGCACTGATGGGTAAGAATTATGATGAAGCAAGTGCTTTGATAGAAAAGATGGCCTCCAGTGCACATAATTGGCAGAATGAGAGAAGCAAATCAAGAGTGGCATCAGTCAATGACATGGACACTATTGCTAATTTGACAACCCAAATTTCAGCTCTTACTACCCAG GTTGCTTTTTGTGAGTTGTGTTCAAGACCACATTCGACTCTTGAATGCATGTCTAGAAATCCCTTAGCTTCACCCAATGGAGAGCAAGTGAACTTTGTCAACAACTTCCAACGGGGTAATCAAGGACTTTATTCGAACACTTACAATCCATGGTGGCGTAATCATCCTaatttctcatggaggaaCGAGAATAATGCATTTAAACCGCCACCTGGATTTCAGAAGCAAGACCCTGCTCAGAATGCTCCACCTCAGCAAAGTCAGTCAAGAATGGAAGAGCTCATGTTGAGCTATATGCAAAAGACTGACACCATGCTACAGAATCAACAAGCCACTATTCGAAACCTTGAGGGTCAGATTAGTCAGATTTCTCAACAATTGAGTAATAGACCATCAGGATCTTTACCCAACAACATTGAAGAAAACCCCATGGGTGTCAATGCTATAATGCTAAGGAGTGGCAAGGAATTGGACACAATCAATAGAAAAGCTCAAACTGAGGAGGAGAGTCCAGAGAAAGACAAAG AAGCACTCCAGCAGATGCCTTCATATGCTAGATTCATGAAGGATCTGCTCACTAAAAAGAGGAAGTTTGATGGGAGAGAGCCTGTGATGCTTACAAGGGAGT GtgcaagtataaatttaatgcctCTATCTATTTTCAAGAAacttggacttggagaatgcaaGGAAACTCATATTACCTTGCAACTTGCTGACAGAAGTATCAAATATCCAAAGGGCATTGTCGAGAATGTCCTGGTGAAGGTagacaaattcatatttccaGTCGACTTCATAGTCCTGGAGATAGAGGAGGACAGAGAGGTACCCATGATCCTTGGCAGACCGTTCCTTGTGACAGGTAAAGCATTAATAGATGTGGAACAAGGTAAGCTCACTTTAAGAGTTATGGATgaacaaataacttttaatgtttatgatgccataaagaaatttgatgatggCAAATCTTGTTACAccattgatattattgatgaGCTTATCTCTGAGTCAGTGGAGGAGAAAGCAGGTGTGGATACAATGGAATCAGTCCTTAAGGATCTGGACGATtggagtgatgatgatgagcctGAGGAAGAATATGTGTAG